In the Plasmodium chabaudi chabaudi strain AS genome assembly, chromosome: 13 genome, one interval contains:
- a CDS encoding protein tyrosine phosphatase-like protein, putative: protein MGIKNRFLFIYNAVSCALWVCVLYVSLEFALYKDKYPITKFWAQHKNLITITQTLAIFDVISSLFGLIRSDFKIVVTQIFSRFFIVHLIFNYLPNNNKWILSCLIPWAIIDIIRYLIYSLSSLNIRIGILVSLRNKLPLILYPIGIVSEVVCTLTSLKNIQATPFLRSFPYAMPNNLNFQIDIYYFCMFVLFLYIPGSIFVYAAAVRKSKGKSTNEKKMD, encoded by the exons atgggtATAAAGAAtagatttttatttatttataatgccGTATCCTGTGCATTGTGGGTATGTGTGTTGTATGTTTCGTTAGAGTTTGctttatataaagataaataCCCTATTACCAAATTCTGGGCCCAACATAAAAATCTGATAACAATAACTCAGACATTAGCCATTTTTGATGTAATATCATCACTTTTCG gTTTAATAAGATCAGATTTTAAAATAGTGGTGACTCAAATATTCAGccgtttttttattgttcatttaatttttaactATTTACCAAACAATAACAAATGGATATTGTCTTGTTTAATTCCATGGGCAATTATAGATATAATTCGCTACCTTATATATTCACTCAGCTCGCTAAATATAAGAATTGGAATATTAGTATCCTTACGAAATAAAC ttcCATTGATACTATACCCAATAGGAATTGTATCTGAAGTTGTATGTACACTGACTAGTCTAAAAAACATTCAGGCAACTCCTTTTTTAAGATCATTTCCCTATGCAATGCCtaataatttgaattttcaaattgacatttactatttttgCATGTTCGTTTTGTTTCTCTACATTCCCGGAAgcatatttgtttatgcAGCGGCTGTTAG AAAAAGCAAAGGAAAAAGTACAAATGAGAAAAAGATGGACTGA